The proteins below come from a single Erinaceus europaeus chromosome 20, mEriEur2.1, whole genome shotgun sequence genomic window:
- the NGRN gene encoding neugrin: MVSVLSRSLGARVRGAVARCGLATRGAAGAGCGGREPDPDSDWEPEERELQELESALRRRRKAARFQKIQRQMQAPGAPPRTLTREAMEQIRHLHKEFVETWSVPRLAEGFDVSTDVIRRVLKSKFVPTLEQKLKQDQKVLKKAGLAHCFSQSQGPVDSSKPLSAGHPVPGPLLITGSELASQDQGPTSALKVMESNTPSTSTRRRKRRDEGIQALEGGGCAHGTAAPGHQRLQQRRSVDTYISHRETGSGGWLGAKLKESKTEDPGDQNFSSKVVQRGREFFDDNGNFLYRI; this comes from the exons ATGGTGTCGGTCCTGAGCCGCTCGCTGGGCGCCCGCGTCCGCGGGGCCGTCGCTCGCTGTGGGCTAGCGACGCGGGGGGCGGCTGGCGCGGGCTGTGGCGGCCGCGAGCCCGACCCCGATTCCGACTGGGAGCCGGAGGAGCGGGAGCTGCAGGAGCTGGAGAG CGCCCTGAGAAGGCGGAGAAAAGCCGCCCGCTTCCAGAAAATTCAGAGGCAGATGCAGGCTCCCGGCGCCCCGCCCAGGACCCTCACGAGGGAAGCCATGGAGCAGATCCG GCATTTGCATAAGGAATTTGTAGAGACCTGGTCAGTTCCCAGATTGGCTGAAGGCTTTGATGTCAGCACTGATGTGATCCGAAGAGTCTTAAAAAGCAAGTTTGTACCCACCCTGGAACAAAAACTGAAACAGGATCAAAAAGTCCTCAAGAAAGCTGGGCTTGCCCACTGCTTCAGTCAGTCCCAGGGTCCTGTGGATAGCTCAAAGCCTCTTTCTGCAGGCCACCCTGTACCAGGCCCTTTGCTGATAACAGGAAGTGAGCTCGCATCCCAAGACCAGGGTCCGACCTCAGCTTTGAAAGTGATGGAATCAAACACTCCCAGTACATCCACAAGGAGACGGAAGAGAAGGGATGAAGGAATCCAGGCCCTGGAGGGGGGAGGCTGTGCCCATGGCACTGCGGCCCCAGGTCATCAGCGGCTGCAGCAGAGGCGCTCTGTTGATACTTACATCAGCCACAGAGAAACTGGCAGTGGTGGGTGGCTAGGTGCCAAGCTGAAAGAATCGAAAACGGAGGATCCAGGTGACCAGAACTTCAGCAGCAAAGTGGTGCAGAGAGGGCGAGAGTTCTTTGATGATAACGGGAACTTCCTGTACAGAATTTGA